A section of the Streptomyces sp. SCL15-4 genome encodes:
- a CDS encoding DUF5926 family protein, with translation MAKKRPQTKAKPQPIDGEIPVVGAREPCPCGSGRRYKACHGRAAAHAVTELVQRPFEGLPGECDWVALRELVPAATAELTLRDGLPDGVPSVTLATVLPMAWPALRRDDGSVLLGLQNDTASGDISRDLADTLLRALEAEPGTPVQGRRAPAEGPRLQDLLDPEGAFQPVVHSGFEFWVPDAENASPEVAASLERANAAAIPTVRLSAVQAAYWCETPEKNHLRWVMPHPEEQLLDALARLHAAGRSSLGEGTRLVGSFRAHGLTVPVWDLPSGISAKDVEQPAAEFAERLAAALAATEPLTPEERRARGGLTNRQVTLS, from the coding sequence ATGGCCAAGAAGCGCCCCCAGACGAAGGCCAAGCCGCAGCCGATCGACGGGGAGATCCCGGTTGTCGGCGCCCGCGAGCCCTGCCCCTGCGGCAGCGGCCGGCGCTACAAGGCCTGCCACGGCCGGGCCGCCGCGCACGCCGTGACCGAGCTGGTGCAGCGCCCGTTCGAGGGACTGCCCGGCGAGTGCGACTGGGTCGCGCTGCGCGAGCTGGTCCCGGCCGCGACCGCGGAACTGACCCTGCGGGACGGCCTGCCCGACGGCGTCCCGTCGGTCACGCTGGCCACGGTGCTGCCGATGGCCTGGCCCGCGCTGCGCCGGGACGACGGTTCGGTCCTGCTGGGCCTGCAGAACGACACGGCGTCCGGCGACATCAGCCGCGACCTCGCCGACACGCTGCTGCGCGCCCTGGAGGCCGAGCCGGGCACCCCGGTGCAGGGCCGCCGCGCCCCCGCCGAGGGCCCGCGGTTGCAGGACCTGCTCGACCCGGAGGGCGCTTTCCAGCCGGTCGTGCACAGCGGCTTCGAGTTCTGGGTGCCGGACGCGGAGAACGCGAGCCCGGAGGTGGCCGCCTCCCTGGAGCGGGCCAACGCCGCGGCGATCCCGACCGTGCGGCTGTCCGCCGTGCAGGCCGCGTACTGGTGCGAGACCCCGGAGAAGAACCACCTGCGCTGGGTCATGCCGCACCCGGAGGAGCAGCTTCTGGACGCTCTCGCGCGGCTGCACGCGGCCGGCCGCTCCAGCCTCGGCGAGGGCACCCGGCTCGTGGGCTCCTTCCGTGCTCACGGCCTCACCGTTCCGGTCTGGGACCTGCCGAGCGGCATCTCGGCCAAGGACGTGGAGCAGCCGGCCGCCGAGTTCGCCGAGCGCCTCGCCGCCGCCCTCGCGGCCACGGAACCGCTCACTCCGGAGGAGCGCCGGGCCCGCGGCGGACTGACCAACCGGCAGGTCACGCTCAGCTGA
- a CDS encoding glycerophosphodiester phosphodiesterase, which produces MTHAPQRSIQVVAHRGASEDAPEHTLAAYRKAIEDGADALECDVRLTADGHLVCVHDRRVNRTSNGRGAVSALELADLAALDFGSWKTREAWHGRDEEPDWEHRPEDREETSVLTLERLLELVADAGRRVELAIETKHPTRWAGQVEERLLALLNRFGLAVPASAAESPVRIMSFSARSLHRVRTAAPTLPTVYLMQFVSPRLRDGRLPAGVRIAGPSLRIVRNHPAYVERLRQSGHQVHVWTVNEPEDVDLCLDLGVDAIITNRPRAVLRRLGR; this is translated from the coding sequence GTGACCCACGCACCCCAGCGCTCCATCCAGGTCGTCGCCCACCGCGGCGCCTCCGAAGACGCCCCCGAGCACACCCTCGCCGCCTACCGGAAGGCGATCGAGGACGGCGCCGACGCCCTGGAGTGCGACGTACGGCTGACCGCGGACGGACATCTGGTCTGCGTCCACGACCGGCGGGTGAACCGTACCTCCAACGGCCGCGGCGCGGTCTCCGCGCTGGAACTGGCCGACCTGGCCGCGCTCGACTTCGGTTCCTGGAAGACGCGCGAGGCCTGGCACGGACGGGACGAGGAGCCCGACTGGGAGCACCGGCCGGAGGACCGCGAGGAGACCTCCGTCCTCACCCTGGAGAGACTGCTGGAACTCGTCGCGGACGCCGGGCGGCGGGTGGAGCTGGCCATCGAGACCAAGCACCCCACGCGCTGGGCGGGCCAGGTCGAGGAGCGGCTGCTGGCCCTGCTGAACCGTTTCGGCCTGGCAGTGCCGGCCTCCGCCGCCGAGTCGCCGGTCCGGATCATGAGCTTCTCGGCCCGTTCGCTGCACCGCGTGCGCACCGCGGCGCCGACCCTGCCGACGGTCTACCTGATGCAGTTCGTCTCGCCCCGGCTGCGCGACGGCCGGCTCCCCGCGGGCGTGCGCATCGCCGGGCCCTCGCTCCGCATCGTGCGCAACCACCCCGCCTATGTGGAGCGACTGCGGCAGTCCGGCCACCAGGTCCACGTGTGGACCGTGAACGAGCCCGAGGACGTCGACCTCTGCCTCGACCTGGGCGTCGACGCCATCATCACCAACCGTCCGCGCGCGGTGCTGCGCCGTCTCGGCCGCTGA
- a CDS encoding S1C family serine protease: MSTENEGNAVPPAPSAPPVPVASPDASPQGPGPEGSAPTAPLPPVPPENPAAPPAAPASGPAPDGSWPPPPPATPSYGDPGPYGAGPSHGGGPSYGAGPSYGGDAGGQGTGWGATWQQPAPKPRGRGGLVAAVLVAALVAGGLGGGLGYTLAKDRDDHGSTTISASDGATQVKRAPGTIAGVASRALPSTVTIQAESSDGEGGTGTGFVFDTQGHIVTNNHVVAEAVDGGRLTATFASGKKYDAEVVGHAQGYDVAVIKLKNAPSDLKPLALGDSDKVAVGDETIAIGAPFGLSNTVTTGIISAKNRPVASSDGSSTSKASYMSALQTDASINPGNSGGPLLDASGAVIGINSAIQSTGSGGFGSAQSGSIGLGFAIPINQAKYVAQQLIKTGKPVYAKIGASVSLEESSDGAKITEQGTSGAAAVESGGPADKAGLKPGDVITKLDDHVIDSGPTLIGEIWTHKPGDKVTITYKRGGQEHTVDLTLGTRQGDS; the protein is encoded by the coding sequence GTGAGCACCGAGAACGAGGGCAACGCGGTACCCCCGGCGCCGTCCGCACCTCCCGTGCCGGTGGCCTCTCCCGACGCTTCCCCGCAGGGCCCCGGGCCCGAGGGGAGCGCCCCGACGGCACCGCTTCCGCCCGTGCCCCCGGAGAACCCGGCGGCCCCGCCCGCGGCCCCCGCGTCCGGCCCGGCCCCCGACGGCTCCTGGCCGCCTCCGCCCCCGGCCACCCCGTCCTACGGCGACCCGGGGCCCTACGGCGCCGGCCCGTCCCACGGCGGCGGCCCCTCCTACGGCGCCGGCCCGTCCTATGGCGGCGACGCGGGCGGTCAGGGCACCGGCTGGGGCGCCACCTGGCAGCAGCCCGCGCCCAAGCCGCGCGGTCGCGGCGGCCTGGTGGCGGCGGTCCTGGTGGCCGCGCTGGTCGCGGGCGGCCTAGGCGGCGGCCTCGGCTACACCCTGGCCAAGGACCGTGACGACCACGGCTCCACCACGATCTCCGCCTCCGACGGCGCCACGCAGGTCAAGCGCGCACCGGGGACGATCGCGGGCGTGGCCTCCAGGGCGCTGCCCAGCACGGTGACGATCCAGGCCGAGAGCAGCGACGGCGAGGGCGGCACGGGCACCGGGTTCGTCTTCGACACCCAGGGGCACATCGTCACCAACAACCACGTGGTCGCGGAGGCGGTGGACGGCGGCCGGCTCACGGCCACCTTCGCGAGCGGGAAGAAGTACGACGCCGAGGTCGTCGGCCACGCGCAGGGCTACGACGTGGCGGTCATCAAGCTCAAGAACGCCCCTTCCGACCTCAAGCCGCTCGCCCTCGGCGACTCCGACAAGGTGGCCGTCGGCGACGAGACCATCGCCATCGGCGCCCCCTTCGGACTGTCGAACACGGTGACGACCGGCATCATCAGCGCCAAGAACCGCCCGGTGGCCTCCAGCGACGGCAGCTCCACCAGCAAGGCGTCCTACATGAGCGCCCTGCAGACCGACGCGTCCATCAACCCGGGCAACTCCGGCGGCCCGCTGCTGGACGCTTCCGGTGCGGTCATCGGCATCAACTCCGCGATCCAGTCCACGGGCAGCGGCGGCTTCGGCTCCGCGCAGTCCGGCTCGATCGGCCTGGGCTTCGCCATCCCGATCAACCAGGCGAAGTACGTCGCCCAGCAGCTGATCAAGACCGGCAAGCCGGTGTACGCCAAGATCGGCGCCTCCGTCTCCCTGGAGGAGTCCTCCGACGGCGCGAAGATCACCGAGCAGGGCACGAGCGGCGCCGCCGCGGTCGAGTCCGGCGGCCCGGCGGACAAGGCCGGCCTCAAGCCCGGGGACGTCATCACCAAGCTCGACGACCACGTGATCGACAGCGGCCCCACGCTGATCGGCGAGATCTGGACCCACAAGCCGGGCGACAAGGTGACGATCACCTACAAGCGGGGCGGCCAGGAGCACACGGTGGACCTGACGCTGGGCACCCGGCAGGGCGACAGCTGA
- a CDS encoding bifunctional DNA primase/polymerase, which yields MATPDRQATTLALAHALSAAERGLAVIPLSRTKLPALRSPHRDEPAPEGPPCHGACGRFGHGVYDASTDPGHIRALFAAAPRATGYGIACGLPPYHLIGVDLDTKTGTDAPAALRELALRHLFTIPETVVVLTPSGGRHLWLTGPPDTVVPNSAGRLAPGIDIRGAGGYLVGPGSRTDHGVYTTAPGTAHLPPAPCPPALLRLLAPPPRPRHPAPSTPGDQGHGLVHFVLSAHEGQRNTRLFWAACRAYESGIGPALADALTEAACTTGLPEREARATIASAARMTTHRER from the coding sequence ATGGCCACCCCCGACCGGCAGGCCACCACCCTGGCCCTCGCGCACGCCCTGTCCGCCGCCGAGCGCGGCCTGGCCGTCATCCCCCTGTCCCGGACGAAGCTCCCGGCCCTGCGCTCCCCCCACCGCGACGAGCCGGCACCCGAGGGACCGCCCTGCCACGGCGCCTGCGGCCGCTTCGGCCACGGTGTGTACGACGCCTCCACCGACCCCGGACACATCCGCGCCCTGTTCGCCGCCGCACCCCGGGCCACCGGCTACGGCATCGCCTGCGGGCTGCCGCCGTACCACCTGATCGGCGTCGACCTGGACACCAAGACCGGCACGGACGCCCCGGCCGCCCTGCGCGAACTGGCCCTGCGCCACCTGTTCACGATCCCGGAAACGGTCGTCGTGCTCACTCCGAGCGGTGGCCGCCACCTGTGGCTGACCGGACCGCCGGACACCGTCGTCCCGAACTCGGCCGGCCGGCTCGCCCCCGGCATCGACATCCGGGGCGCCGGCGGTTATCTGGTGGGCCCCGGCTCCCGCACCGACCACGGCGTCTACACCACCGCGCCCGGCACCGCCCACCTGCCTCCGGCCCCCTGCCCGCCGGCCCTGCTCCGCCTCCTGGCGCCTCCGCCCCGGCCCCGCCACCCGGCACCGTCCACCCCGGGCGACCAGGGCCACGGCCTGGTCCACTTCGTCCTCTCCGCACACGAGGGCCAGCGCAACACCCGCCTCTTCTGGGCGGCCTGCCGTGCCTACGAGAGCGGCATCGGCCCCGCCTTGGCGGACGCCCTGACCGAGGCGGCCTGCACGACCGGCCTGCCGGAGCGCGAGGCCCGCGCGACGATCGCGTCGGCGGCCCGGATGACCACGCACCGGGAGCGTTGA